In Candidatus Defluviilinea proxima, a single genomic region encodes these proteins:
- a CDS encoding membrane protein insertase YidC, with protein MWDLFINIFINVLLTIYNFLGSGPHMFGVAIILFTILIRIITWPLNAQQMKGAKAMQDMQNDKEWQAIQKKYAKDKEKLAQEQMRVYREKGINPFGSCLPTLIQFPILIALYQSIIRALASTPLDLLKLSKSIIFPFLNVSDLIPLNSKFLWMNLGQPEPFYILAVIVAATTYIQSKLTLPPSVDPNDQSAAMGQSMAITMPLMLGWFALTFPSGLAVYFITSNLLGIIQYAAQGKANWSNLLPKSMQKQ; from the coding sequence ATGTGGGATCTTTTTATTAACATTTTTATCAATGTTCTGCTGACAATCTATAACTTTCTTGGCAGTGGACCGCACATGTTCGGTGTTGCGATCATCCTGTTTACCATCTTGATTCGTATCATCACTTGGCCGCTGAACGCCCAGCAAATGAAGGGCGCCAAGGCAATGCAGGATATGCAAAACGATAAGGAATGGCAAGCCATTCAGAAGAAGTACGCCAAGGACAAGGAAAAACTTGCGCAAGAGCAAATGCGTGTGTATCGCGAAAAGGGTATCAATCCTTTTGGTTCTTGTTTGCCCACGCTCATTCAATTCCCGATCCTCATCGCGCTGTATCAAAGCATTATCCGCGCACTGGCATCCACCCCGCTCGATCTTCTGAAACTTTCGAAGAGCATCATCTTCCCCTTCCTCAATGTTTCAGACCTGATCCCGCTCAATAGCAAATTCTTGTGGATGAATTTGGGACAGCCTGAACCGTTTTACATTTTGGCGGTCATTGTGGCGGCCACTACTTATATTCAATCCAAGCTTACCCTGCCGCCCTCTGTGGACCCCAATGACCAGAGTGCCGCCATGGGCCAATCCATGGCCATCACCATGCCGCTTATGTTGGGATGGTTTGCACTGACCTTCCCCTCGGGGCTGGCAGTCTATTTCATCACCAGCAACTTGCTTGGTATTATTCAATATGCCGCGCAGGGAAAAGCCAACTGGAGCAATCTTTTACCGAAGAGTATGCAAAAACAATAG
- a CDS encoding ParB/RepB/Spo0J family partition protein, whose protein sequence is MVKRTGGLGKGLDALIPGGESKPSGGGNGVTQISVDLIQRNPRQPREKFDIEELESLATSIKEHGVIQPLIVSPGKNGVYVLIAGERRLQASRKAGLKTVPVVIRHATDQQLLELAIIENVQRADLNAIEEAEAYQHLAREFRFSHEKIAERVGKSRVAVTNTMRLLDASAAVKQAVVDGRISEGHARAMLALTSAKAQEALLNQVINLDLSVRQTEALAGKYSGKKPVVAKKTAKGADVNDVERRLRASLGTKVALKHGKKGGTVTIYYYSDEELDSLLEKLT, encoded by the coding sequence ATGGTAAAACGAACTGGTGGCCTCGGCAAAGGACTTGATGCCCTCATCCCTGGCGGCGAATCGAAACCAAGTGGCGGTGGTAACGGCGTTACACAGATCTCCGTTGACTTGATCCAACGCAACCCGCGCCAACCGCGTGAAAAATTTGACATTGAAGAGTTGGAGAGTCTTGCCACGTCCATTAAAGAGCATGGAGTCATCCAACCACTCATCGTTTCGCCGGGCAAGAATGGCGTCTATGTGTTGATCGCGGGTGAACGTCGTTTGCAGGCCTCACGCAAGGCGGGCTTGAAGACAGTCCCGGTAGTCATTCGTCACGCTACTGACCAGCAATTGCTTGAACTTGCCATCATCGAAAACGTCCAACGCGCGGACTTGAACGCCATCGAAGAAGCGGAAGCCTATCAACACTTGGCGCGTGAATTTAGATTCTCACACGAGAAGATCGCTGAACGTGTCGGCAAGAGCCGCGTAGCTGTGACGAACACCATGCGTTTGCTCGATGCCTCCGCCGCTGTCAAACAGGCTGTGGTAGATGGGCGTATCAGCGAAGGCCATGCGCGTGCCATGCTTGCATTGACCTCTGCCAAAGCGCAGGAAGCCCTTTTGAATCAGGTGATAAACCTCGACTTGAGTGTCCGTCAGACCGAAGCGTTGGCAGGGAAATATTCCGGGAAGAAACCGGTCGTTGCGAAGAAAACAGCCAAGGGTGCAGATGTGAACGATGTGGAACGTCGTCTCCGAGCCAGCTTGGGAACGAAAGTCGCGCTTAAGCACGGCAAAAAAGGCGGCACCGTCACCATCTATTATTATTCCGATGAAGAGTTGGATTCGCTTCTGGAAAAATTGACATAA
- a CDS encoding helix-turn-helix transcriptional regulator, whose protein sequence is MNLKTQITIRSKKLGLLMRDARMTARRSIKECSDAIGVKIGILRAYEEGRRAPSLPELETLVYYLGLPIDHFWSKEVKSNTPQPIENLDLQKLAAVRQRKIGALLRQERTSASVSIRNLSHETEISGARIKAYELGERPIPLPELEVLVSKLGGRIENFFDRSGPVGQWLTNQEAIQNFLELPDELRQFVSTPVNRPYLELAMKLSNMSRDKLRSVAEDLLDITF, encoded by the coding sequence ATGAACCTAAAGACCCAAATCACCATCCGCTCCAAAAAACTTGGCCTGCTCATGCGGGATGCCCGTATGACCGCACGCAGAAGCATCAAGGAATGTTCTGATGCCATTGGCGTGAAGATTGGCATTCTTCGTGCCTATGAGGAGGGACGGCGCGCGCCTTCTCTCCCTGAATTAGAAACGTTGGTCTATTATTTGGGCCTTCCGATCGACCACTTTTGGAGCAAGGAAGTAAAGTCGAACACACCCCAGCCCATTGAGAACCTTGATCTGCAGAAATTGGCAGCTGTGCGCCAGCGCAAGATCGGGGCATTGTTGAGGCAGGAACGAACGAGTGCCAGTGTTTCGATCCGTAATCTTTCTCACGAGACTGAGATCTCCGGTGCCCGTATCAAGGCGTATGAATTGGGCGAGCGCCCGATCCCATTGCCAGAACTGGAAGTGCTGGTTTCCAAGCTGGGCGGGCGTATTGAGAACTTCTTTGATCGTAGCGGCCCTGTTGGTCAGTGGCTGACCAATCAGGAAGCCATTCAAAACTTCCTTGAATTACCGGATGAGCTACGACAATTCGTTTCAACGCCGGTCAACCGCCCGTATTTGGAATTGGCGATGAAGTTAAGCAATATGTCACGTGATAAACTGCGTTCCGTAGCGGAAGATCTGCTGGACATTACCTTTTAG
- a CDS encoding protein jag: MTQKTTLEIIAPTVEEAIAQGLAELGLTADAVSVEVLDTGNKGLFGLGKPQVRVRLTVNGPGGVEVVEEKPAASKTEPKPVPAKVVESTLEHDPLLDRTESVISKLIHMMGLEAQVSAHYGETDRDDRRYINVDVRGSDLSVLIGRRSDTLNAFQYLASLIIGKDTQQFVQLTVDVEGYRDRREKQLIQMAKRMADQVSKTGRKQTLEPMPSAERRIIHIALRENPAVKTESAGEEPYRKVVILPKED; this comes from the coding sequence ATGACTCAAAAAACCACGCTGGAGATCATTGCACCAACTGTTGAAGAAGCCATCGCACAAGGCCTCGCAGAACTGGGGTTGACGGCGGATGCGGTCAGTGTCGAAGTATTGGATACCGGCAACAAAGGCCTGTTCGGATTGGGAAAGCCGCAAGTACGAGTCCGTTTGACAGTGAACGGACCGGGTGGCGTAGAAGTTGTCGAAGAGAAACCAGCCGCTTCCAAGACGGAGCCGAAACCTGTTCCTGCAAAAGTAGTGGAATCCACTCTGGAGCATGATCCACTGCTCGACCGCACGGAATCCGTCATCTCCAAACTCATTCATATGATGGGATTGGAAGCACAGGTCTCCGCGCATTATGGCGAGACCGACCGTGACGACCGACGCTACATCAACGTGGATGTGCGTGGCAGTGACCTGAGTGTTTTGATCGGACGTCGCTCTGATACGCTCAACGCTTTTCAGTATTTGGCGTCACTGATCATTGGCAAGGATACACAGCAATTTGTACAATTGACGGTGGATGTGGAAGGATATCGCGACCGCCGTGAAAAACAATTGATACAAATGGCAAAGCGCATGGCTGACCAGGTTTCTAAAACCGGCCGCAAGCAGACACTTGAGCCGATGCCCTCTGCGGAACGTCGCATCATTCACATTGCACTGCGCGAAAATCCCGCCGTGAAGACCGAAAGTGCTGGCGAGGAACCCTATCGCAAAGTGGTGATCCTTCCCAAGGAAGACTAA
- a CDS encoding response regulator transcription factor, with protein MAKRILIVDDEPRYLRLLEANLRTEGYEVVTASDGAQAVDVFSNQPIDLVLMDVMMPKLDGFGATQRIREFSTTPIIILTAKGDEQDRVRGLDLGADDYLVKPFSATELLARVRAVLRRAQAPGEVGGQSRFFTHGNLKIDFARAEVWRGEVPVSLSATEYRLLLQFAHHIGKIMSSEELLTSVWGPEYKADKEILWVSIARLRQKLEDDAHSPKHIVTRSGLGYLMPPGEE; from the coding sequence ATGGCAAAACGCATTCTCATTGTAGACGATGAACCCCGCTATCTACGTCTGCTGGAAGCGAATCTGAGAACGGAGGGATATGAGGTAGTCACAGCATCAGATGGCGCACAGGCCGTTGACGTTTTTTCCAATCAACCGATCGATCTGGTGTTGATGGATGTGATGATGCCAAAGTTGGATGGCTTCGGCGCAACCCAACGTATCCGTGAATTTTCGACAACTCCCATTATTATTCTGACAGCCAAAGGCGATGAGCAGGACCGTGTGCGTGGTCTTGATCTCGGCGCAGATGATTATCTCGTGAAGCCGTTCTCGGCTACCGAATTGTTGGCACGCGTCCGTGCGGTTTTGCGCCGTGCGCAAGCGCCGGGCGAGGTTGGCGGACAGTCTCGTTTCTTTACACACGGCAACCTCAAGATCGATTTTGCCCGTGCTGAAGTGTGGCGCGGTGAAGTTCCTGTTTCGCTTTCTGCGACAGAATATCGCTTGTTATTACAGTTTGCCCATCACATTGGCAAGATCATGTCATCTGAAGAGCTTCTCACCAGCGTGTGGGGACCTGAATATAAAGCGGACAAGGAAATTCTGTGGGTCAGTATTGCACGTCTGCGCCAAAAATTGGAAGATGATGCCCATAGCCCGAAACACATTGTCACTCGTTCTGGCCTTGGGTATTTAATGCCCCCCGGTGAAGAGTAA
- a CDS encoding amidohydrolase, with protein MKLLYNAHIHTQDETQPIASALLIDRERIVAVGEADVLLSQYPNAEKQDMGGRMILPGLTDAHIHFQYYALGLQKIECETDTKEECLRRVAERVKSAKPGEWILGHGWNHNTWNVWPLASELDAIAPNNPVYLTAKSLHAGWVNTAAMKLANITSQTPDPQNGQIQRDAKGTATGVLLETAMELANATIPSPTVNDIANAMEKAQTILWKLGLTGVHDFDRRESFMALQQLHAQGKLKLRVLKNMPVELLNEAHALGLRSGFGDDMLRIGNIKVFMDGALGPHTAAMFQPYIGEGDNRGILNMDGEELFEHGRKAAQVGLGMTVHAIGDRANHEVLNAYEQLRKYESENHLPHARHRIEHVQVLHPDDTARLGALNVVASMQPIHAISDMKMADDFWGPERAKLSYAWRTQLDNGARLAFGSDAPVESPNPFWGLHASITRRRTDGSPSAEGWYAEQKLSMAEAWEAYTLGPAYAANMDDRLGKLAPGWLADLIVLEKDPFTCNPDELLTMQSSATMVGGEWVWES; from the coding sequence ATGAAACTCCTTTACAACGCGCACATCCACACGCAGGATGAAACTCAGCCTATAGCATCCGCTCTTCTCATTGACCGTGAACGAATCGTCGCAGTGGGAGAAGCGGATGTTTTGTTGTCGCAATATCCGAACGCTGAAAAACAGGATATGGGCGGGCGCATGATTTTGCCTGGCCTTACCGATGCACACATTCACTTTCAATATTATGCGTTGGGCTTGCAAAAAATTGAATGTGAGACCGATACGAAAGAGGAATGTTTACGCCGTGTGGCTGAACGCGTGAAGAGCGCGAAACCCGGCGAATGGATTCTCGGTCACGGTTGGAATCACAACACATGGAATGTTTGGCCGCTTGCATCGGAACTTGATGCCATCGCACCGAATAACCCAGTGTATCTCACGGCGAAATCATTGCACGCTGGCTGGGTCAACACTGCCGCGATGAAACTTGCGAACATTACTTCGCAAACCCCCGATCCTCAAAACGGACAGATTCAGCGCGATGCAAAAGGCACTGCCACTGGTGTTCTTCTGGAAACTGCGATGGAATTAGCGAATGCCACCATCCCATCGCCCACGGTCAATGACATTGCGAACGCGATGGAAAAGGCCCAAACCATTTTATGGAAATTGGGATTGACAGGCGTCCACGATTTTGATCGTCGCGAATCGTTCATGGCATTGCAACAACTTCATGCGCAAGGCAAACTCAAACTGCGTGTGTTGAAGAACATGCCTGTTGAACTTCTGAATGAAGCGCATGCACTCGGCTTACGTTCAGGCTTTGGTGATGATATGCTCCGCATCGGCAACATCAAAGTGTTCATGGATGGCGCCCTGGGCCCGCATACGGCCGCGATGTTCCAGCCCTATATTGGCGAAGGAGATAATCGTGGCATTCTTAACATGGATGGCGAAGAACTCTTTGAACACGGCCGCAAAGCCGCACAAGTTGGACTTGGCATGACGGTTCATGCCATCGGCGACCGCGCCAATCACGAAGTGCTCAATGCCTACGAACAACTCCGCAAATATGAAAGCGAAAATCATTTGCCTCATGCGCGACATCGAATCGAGCATGTGCAGGTGCTTCACCCCGATGACACCGCCCGCCTCGGCGCGCTGAATGTCGTCGCCTCCATGCAACCCATCCATGCCATTTCCGATATGAAGATGGCCGATGATTTCTGGGGGCCAGAACGTGCCAAACTCTCCTACGCATGGCGCACCCAATTGGACAACGGTGCGCGGCTGGCTTTTGGATCGGATGCGCCGGTCGAATCACCGAATCCGTTCTGGGGTTTGCACGCCTCCATCACCCGCCGCCGCACCGACGGTTCTCCCTCCGCCGAAGGCTGGTACGCCGAACAGAAATTGTCCATGGCTGAAGCCTGGGAAGCCTACACCCTCGGCCCTGCCTACGCCGCGAACATGGACGACCGCCTTGGCAAACTGGCCCCGGGCTGGCTTGCTGACCTGATCGTGCTCGAAAAAGACCCATTTACCTGCAACCCTGATGAATTGCTTACCATGCAATCATCGGCTACAATGGTGGGTGGAGAATGGGTTTGGGAAAGCTAA
- a CDS encoding PQQ-binding-like beta-propeller repeat protein, with product MSKKLLLISMVLLGAVLLSACGGSVRGTTWPGLAVDETTAYLSDLTFVYGINLSDGKEVWRFADPDDNKAQFYSTPVITPDGLAIVGSAAGKHILYALNPADLVTNKDIKNPAIEWMFTGAKGPWVAAPLVIGDLLFAPNSDGNLYVLNLNDGQSQKQAVKVVELAGRLWAQPVTDGERVFITSLDHSVYAVDVATYNILWHEDVAGAIPGSPAIGSDGMLYVGSLDPQLEQFDPKTGQHKSALATKNWIWSTPVADGDMLYFGDLDGNFYSFNTSTGTLNWSIQPDGAITASAILQNDHLLLATESGNIYAIEKETGKTLWFEQIDNKDDAGKIYTTPVIAGDNILVASLETEYYLAALDSNGRQVWTFIPGK from the coding sequence ATGAGTAAGAAACTTTTGTTAATTAGCATGGTCCTGCTTGGCGCTGTTCTTTTAAGCGCGTGTGGAGGTTCTGTACGCGGTACCACCTGGCCCGGCCTGGCTGTGGACGAAACGACAGCTTATTTATCTGACCTGACCTTTGTATACGGTATCAATCTAAGCGATGGCAAGGAAGTCTGGCGTTTTGCAGACCCTGATGACAACAAAGCCCAGTTCTACTCCACGCCGGTCATCACGCCTGACGGGCTGGCTATTGTTGGTAGCGCTGCTGGTAAGCATATCTTATATGCGCTTAACCCCGCTGATCTTGTAACGAACAAAGATATCAAAAACCCTGCCATTGAATGGATGTTTACTGGCGCAAAAGGTCCGTGGGTGGCTGCTCCTCTTGTGATCGGCGACCTTCTTTTCGCCCCCAACTCAGACGGCAACCTGTATGTTTTGAACTTGAATGACGGTCAATCCCAAAAACAGGCAGTTAAAGTTGTTGAATTAGCTGGCCGTTTGTGGGCACAACCTGTAACGGACGGTGAGCGCGTATTCATCACATCTCTGGATCATAGTGTTTATGCCGTAGACGTTGCAACCTATAACATCCTTTGGCATGAAGATGTGGCAGGAGCTATCCCGGGTTCACCCGCAATTGGTTCAGACGGCATGTTGTATGTTGGTTCGCTTGATCCCCAACTTGAGCAGTTTGATCCTAAAACCGGACAGCATAAATCTGCCCTTGCCACCAAGAACTGGATCTGGAGCACACCTGTTGCTGATGGTGACATGCTCTATTTTGGAGATTTGGACGGGAATTTCTATTCCTTCAATACGTCCACTGGTACATTGAATTGGAGTATTCAGCCGGATGGAGCTATTACAGCCAGCGCTATTCTTCAAAACGACCATCTCCTGCTTGCGACTGAATCGGGCAATATCTATGCCATTGAAAAAGAGACGGGTAAGACCCTGTGGTTCGAGCAGATCGACAACAAGGACGACGCCGGTAAGATTTACACCACCCCTGTAATTGCTGGCGATAACATTCTGGTTGCCTCGTTGGAAACCGAGTACTATCTCGCCGCGTTGGATTCGAACGGCCGCCAGGTGTGGACGTTCATCCCTGGAAAGTAG
- a CDS encoding ribokinase: MSRSIFFSRYNSFMPDPALLAPVDYLVIGHVARDLILEGSLLGGTAAYSALTARAFGLRVGIVTAASSDVSLESLNGIPVHSTKSKASTTYENIYTENGRVQYLRAQASRIDLNDVPKAWRMASIIHLGPIANEVDSVLPQGFSPLLLGLTPQGWMRQWDSNGLVSTCNWSGSEAALPHAGAVVLSREDVNGDDELIEHMAQQTKILVVTEGAAGAVLYWNGDRRRFYAPSVDEVDATGAGDIFATAFFIRLLNTRDPWEATRFATLIASHSVARIGLNGIPTPLEIEQSMMVVIP; this comes from the coding sequence GTGTCTCGCTCTATTTTTTTCTCACGGTATAATTCATTCATGCCAGACCCTGCTTTGCTTGCACCGGTGGATTATCTTGTGATCGGTCATGTTGCTCGTGACCTGATTCTCGAAGGCTCACTGTTGGGTGGCACGGCGGCGTACTCAGCTCTAACGGCTCGTGCTTTTGGCCTGCGTGTGGGGATCGTGACCGCGGCAAGCTCTGATGTTTCATTGGAATCGCTGAATGGAATTCCTGTCCATTCGACCAAATCCAAAGCCAGCACTACATACGAAAACATTTATACCGAAAACGGACGTGTACAATACCTGCGTGCTCAGGCTTCTCGTATTGACCTGAACGATGTCCCTAAGGCCTGGCGAATGGCTTCGATCATTCATCTCGGCCCCATTGCAAATGAAGTGGACTCGGTCTTACCGCAAGGCTTTTCACCTTTATTGCTTGGTCTGACCCCTCAAGGTTGGATGCGCCAATGGGACTCCAACGGTCTCGTCTCGACCTGTAACTGGTCCGGCTCCGAAGCGGCTCTTCCTCACGCTGGAGCAGTAGTTCTCAGTCGCGAGGATGTGAATGGCGATGATGAACTCATCGAACACATGGCCCAACAGACCAAGATACTCGTCGTCACTGAAGGTGCGGCAGGCGCAGTTTTATATTGGAATGGAGATCGCCGTCGCTTCTACGCTCCTTCAGTCGATGAAGTGGATGCGACCGGTGCGGGCGATATCTTTGCCACTGCATTTTTTATACGTTTATTGAACACACGTGACCCATGGGAAGCGACTCGTTTTGCGACGCTGATCGCATCCCATTCTGTAGCACGCATTGGATTGAACGGCATCCCCACGCCTCTTGAGATCGAACAATCCATGATGGTTGTCATACCGTAA
- a CDS encoding ParA family protein produces the protein MTRIYTLVNQKGGVGKTTTTINLAAYLAQLGQRVLVIDLDPQANATSSLGVDKRTVQTGTYEALLNGEVSPSAILYNERLQLAILPSSPALAGAEVELVDEMGREFRLRTALETVDKKYDYILVDCPPSLGILTVNGLVAAKQGVIVPVQCEYLALEGLGQLTQTINRVKSILFPDLIVRGVVLTMFDPRTNLSNDVVAEVNNHFPGLVFKSVVPRSIRLAEAPSYGLPISAYAPSSVGATAYAALAKELLKGDSNK, from the coding sequence ATGACTCGTATCTATACCCTCGTCAACCAAAAAGGTGGAGTTGGCAAAACCACAACCACCATCAACCTCGCCGCCTACCTTGCCCAACTTGGACAGCGTGTACTTGTCATTGACCTTGATCCACAAGCCAATGCCACCTCAAGCCTTGGCGTGGATAAACGCACAGTGCAAACCGGCACCTATGAAGCCCTGCTCAATGGTGAAGTTTCACCATCGGCGATCCTCTACAATGAACGGCTTCAACTGGCGATCTTGCCTTCCTCCCCTGCGCTGGCTGGCGCAGAAGTGGAACTCGTGGATGAAATGGGACGTGAGTTCCGTCTCAGAACTGCGCTCGAAACGGTGGATAAAAAATATGACTATATCCTGGTCGATTGTCCGCCATCGCTCGGCATTCTAACCGTCAACGGATTGGTTGCTGCAAAGCAAGGAGTGATCGTCCCTGTGCAGTGCGAATATCTTGCGCTCGAGGGTCTTGGGCAACTCACGCAGACGATCAATCGCGTTAAGTCGATCCTTTTCCCAGACCTGATTGTGCGTGGCGTGGTCTTGACGATGTTTGACCCACGGACGAATCTCTCCAATGACGTGGTTGCGGAAGTCAACAACCATTTCCCGGGGCTGGTCTTCAAGAGTGTAGTTCCACGCAGTATCCGCCTCGCGGAAGCGCCCTCGTATGGTCTTCCCATTTCTGCGTATGCTCCATCCTCTGTCGGTGCGACCGCCTATGCCGCGCTTGCGAAGGAATTGCTAAAGGGCGATAGCAATAAATAG
- a CDS encoding response regulator yields MVEKTILIVDENQTSRAYISNTLRERHFNILEAGSGKEALISAWRDEPDLILFDPIFSDIQDIEFIQKLRQNVRTNKTPIIALSSDSSPARKEACLNAGVNEYIVKSAEAFIVLEQALDRVFGAASMPSGGSSSNDGGERKGKGMLLVFLSAKGGTGTSSLCANLAMAIKTQQPEARVVVADLVLPIGSIAQIVGYEGPLNLITVSDLPSRETNRDYFLKNLPEPELWQFQLLAGSPDPQQGNNLKGERVGQIVSVLRDAYDFVILDIGRSLSRISLPLIQQADLIPLIVANDQSTVQLTKTVWEYMQAQGIDMKKIYSILNRAVGLEGLTKTEAEAIIGFPIKTTLPYMGSNFSLANNQNQPIITKYPQDTATIVIKNTATEMVKVARHNNMSMR; encoded by the coding sequence ATGGTTGAAAAAACGATCTTAATCGTGGATGAAAATCAAACCAGCCGGGCCTACATCTCGAATACTCTGCGGGAAAGACATTTCAATATTCTTGAAGCTGGTTCCGGCAAAGAAGCTTTGATTTCAGCCTGGCGTGATGAGCCGGACTTGATCCTGTTTGATCCGATATTTTCCGATATTCAAGACATAGAGTTTATTCAAAAATTGCGCCAGAATGTGCGCACAAATAAAACGCCTATTATCGCGCTTTCCAGCGACTCCAGCCCTGCGCGCAAAGAGGCGTGTTTAAACGCCGGGGTGAATGAATATATTGTCAAATCTGCCGAAGCTTTCATAGTGTTGGAGCAGGCCCTTGACCGTGTCTTTGGGGCAGCCAGCATGCCATCGGGCGGTTCCTCATCTAATGATGGCGGCGAGCGAAAAGGGAAAGGCATGTTGCTCGTCTTTCTAAGCGCTAAAGGCGGGACGGGGACATCGTCTCTGTGCGCCAACCTCGCCATGGCCATCAAGACCCAACAACCGGAAGCGCGTGTGGTGGTCGCTGACCTTGTCTTGCCGATTGGCTCCATTGCGCAGATCGTCGGTTATGAAGGACCGTTAAATCTGATAACAGTATCAGACCTCCCGTCCAGAGAAACGAACCGGGATTACTTCCTAAAGAATTTGCCTGAGCCGGAGCTGTGGCAGTTCCAATTGTTGGCTGGGTCTCCTGATCCGCAACAAGGGAACAACCTAAAAGGCGAAAGAGTCGGACAGATCGTAAGTGTGCTTCGCGATGCCTATGACTTTGTCATCCTCGATATAGGACGTTCTCTCTCTCGCATCAGCCTGCCTCTGATCCAACAGGCGGATCTCATCCCCTTGATCGTTGCCAATGACCAAAGCACTGTCCAATTGACTAAAACTGTTTGGGAATATATGCAGGCACAGGGAATCGATATGAAAAAGATCTACTCGATTCTGAACCGTGCCGTGGGGCTCGAAGGTTTGACGAAAACCGAAGCGGAAGCGATCATTGGCTTCCCGATCAAGACAACATTGCCATATATGGGGAGTAATTTTTCATTGGCAAACAACCAAAACCAACCGATCATCACCAAGTATCCACAGGATACCGCCACGATTGTTATCAAGAATACTGCCACCGAAATGGTGAAAGTGGCCCGTCACAACAATATGAGCATGCGCTAA
- a CDS encoding CpaF family protein — MAAPINSNRLTSADLLKFKRYLVENVSRTMEGQPLILGDRAEAIRQQLNEVYAQTRVNLPDDMRRHLFDEIVDEFTGFGPIQPLLDDPDVSEVMVNGPKKVFMEKGGRVTRSGVTFDDDDHVMRIIDRIILPLGRRVDADSPTVDARLPDGSRVNAVIRPVSIDGPCITIRKFKKDKLQVEDLIKYGSLTKNMGEFLRACVHAHLNIVVSGGTGSGKTTLLNVLSSFIPEHDRIVTIEDAAELQLQQDHVLRLETKVANIDGKGAVTIRDLVRNSLRMRPDRIVVGECRGGETLDMLQAMNTGHDGSLTTLHANSPRDALSRMETMVLMSGMDLPLKVVRQQISSAIDLIIQQTRLKDGSRKVTAITEVAGMEGETVVLTDVFKFEQTGMSQDGKILGDLKATGIRPIFGPRLEAAGFKLSGDIFMPPGGIGAGTRR; from the coding sequence ATGGCCGCCCCGATCAATTCCAACCGGCTGACATCAGCCGACCTGCTCAAATTCAAACGTTACCTTGTTGAAAACGTTAGCCGCACCATGGAGGGACAACCTCTCATCTTGGGTGACCGTGCTGAGGCTATCAGACAACAACTGAACGAAGTCTATGCCCAGACCCGCGTGAATTTGCCGGACGATATGCGTCGGCATCTCTTCGATGAGATCGTAGATGAGTTTACCGGTTTTGGTCCCATTCAACCATTGCTCGATGACCCCGATGTCAGCGAAGTGATGGTCAATGGCCCCAAAAAAGTGTTCATGGAGAAAGGCGGACGCGTGACAAGGAGTGGTGTCACGTTTGACGATGACGATCATGTCATGCGGATCATTGACCGCATTATCCTGCCCCTTGGCCGCCGCGTGGATGCCGACAGCCCGACAGTGGATGCACGCTTGCCGGATGGTTCCCGCGTCAATGCGGTGATCCGGCCTGTCTCTATTGATGGTCCGTGTATCACCATCCGTAAATTTAAAAAAGATAAATTGCAGGTCGAAGACCTGATCAAATATGGTTCTCTTACCAAAAACATGGGAGAGTTCCTGCGCGCTTGCGTGCATGCCCACTTGAATATTGTTGTTTCGGGCGGTACCGGCTCAGGTAAGACCACATTACTTAATGTGCTTTCCAGCTTTATCCCTGAACATGACCGTATCGTCACTATTGAAGATGCCGCAGAATTACAACTCCAACAGGATCATGTATTGCGTTTGGAAACGAAGGTGGCAAATATCGATGGCAAGGGTGCAGTGACGATCCGTGACCTTGTGCGTAACTCCCTGCGTATGCGTCCAGATCGGATTGTGGTTGGTGAGTGCCGAGGTGGTGAAACCTTGGACATGTTGCAGGCCATGAACACCGGCCATGACGGCTCGTTGACCACGCTCCACGCCAACTCCCCGCGCGATGCCCTGTCCCGCATGGAAACCATGGTGTTGATGTCTGGTATGGACTTGCCGCTCAAAGTGGTGCGCCAGCAGATTTCCTCCGCCATTGACTTGATCATTCAGCAAACGCGCCTCAAAGATGGTTCCCGCAAGGTGACGGCCATTACCGAGGTGGCAGGCATGGAAGGCGAAACAGTGGTTTTGACCGATGTGTTCAAATTTGAGCAAACCGGCATGAGCCAGGATGGAAAAATTTTGGGTGATCTGAAAGCAACCGGCATCCGCCCGATCTTTGGCCCACGCTTGGAGGCGGCTGGCTTCAAACTGAGCGGCGATATTTTCATGCCTCCCGGTGGAATTGGCGCTGGAACAAGGCGATAG